The Salminus brasiliensis chromosome 3, fSalBra1.hap2, whole genome shotgun sequence genome contains a region encoding:
- the ccdc126 gene encoding coiled-coil domain-containing protein 126, giving the protein MLACLLRRRMSQRLSVLLLLFGLAWCLLLLHYTVSQPRRQSSAELRQQILELSHRYVKALSEENHDPSRSQGPSMAGYADLKRTIAVLLDDILNRLVKLEGRVDAAVNASAPNSSHAAGGAVLAAAAIMHRPTRQDKPSSRSDAHSNQPQPPPRAGS; this is encoded by the exons ATGCTGGCCTGCCTGCTGCGCAGGAGAATGTCTCAGAGGCtgagtgtgttgctgctgctcTTCGGCCTGGCCTGGTGCCTGCTCCTGCTCCACTACACCGTCTCCCAGCCGCGCCGCCAGAGCAGCGCCGAACTCCGGCAGCAGATCCTGGAGCTCAGCCACCGCTACGTCAAAGCCCTCAGCGAAGAAAACCACGACCCTTCCAGGTCTCAGGGTCCCTCCATGGCCGGTtatg cTGATCTGAAGAGGACCATCGCGGTTCTGCTGGATGACATTCTGAACCGCTTGGTGAAGCTGGAGGGCAGGGTGGACGCTGCAGTGAACGCTTCCGCGCCCAACAGCTCTCACGCGGCGGGGGGCGCCGTCCTCGCTGCCGCAGCTATCATGCATCGACCCACCAGACAGGACAAACCCAGCAGCCGCTCAGACGCGCACAGCAACCAGCCCCAGCCGCCGCCACGCGCCGGAAGTTGA
- the fam221a gene encoding protein FAM221A isoform X5 has protein sequence MESMHVSRTAGDSVDAYAEYRRIVGEDDGGRLFSEAEYEEYKRRVMPIRARNRLYVSFGVPGKMDCKLIGPETPCFCSHRYKQHLTDFEELPKEKPIALPCRVKGCRCGSYQYVHRSGSQAVRCRCKHLPSEHSEAADHLCKKCRTCTGFKSPYTCGCGEPGHAHVTLVETREQREARGLPVGMEVPYAAMGGLTGFSSLAEGYLRLDPSGLSPHNSPTPARSEQGEEPKGAYGALSETSEDRKGTDNDGMSSFERWHQARLRKEKNGKHQELLGKLSGALIKVEGKGLQH, from the exons ATGGAAAGTATGCATGTCAGCAGGACCGCGGGGGACTCAGTGGATGCCTATGCGGAGTACAGGAG AATTGTAGGGGAGGATGATGGtggaagactgttctctgaGGCTGAATATGAGGAGTACAAAAGGAGGGTGATGCCCATCAGAGCAAGAAACCGGCTCTACGTGAGTTTTGGCGTTCCCGGGAAAATGGACTGCAAGCTTATCGGGCCAGAAACACCTTGTTTTTGTTCACACAG GTATAAACAGCATCTGACTGATTTTGAGGAGCTACCCAAAGAGAAGCCCATCGCTTTGCCCTGCAGAGTTAAGGGCTGCCGCTGTGGGTCCTACCAGTACGTACATCGCAGCGGTTCTCAGGCCGTACGCTGCCGCTGCAAACACCTGCCCAGCGAACACAGTGAAGCTGCAGATCACCTGTGCAAGAAAT GCAGGACCTGCACAGGGTTTAAAAGCCCATACACGTGTGGATGTGGAGAACCAGGCCATGCCCATGTGACACTAGTAGAGACCAGAGAGCAGCGGGAGGCACGGGGGCTGCCGGTGGGCATGGAAGTGCCATACGCAGCTATGGGCGGCCTGACTGGATTCAGCTCATTGGCAGAAGGCTACCTGAGACTGGACCCTAGTG GCCTTTCCCCACataactccccaacacctgccAGGTCTGAGCAGGGTGAGGAACCTAAGGGAGCATATGGAGCTCTGTCAGAGACCTCAG AAGACCGGAAGGGGACAGATAACGATGGGATGTCGTCTTTTGAGAGGTGGCACCAAGCAAGA CTCAGGAAGGAGAAGAACGGCAAACACCAAGAGTTGCTCGGGAAGCTGAGTGGAGCGCTCATTAAAGTAGAAGGGAAGGGTCTTCAGCACTGA
- the fam221a gene encoding protein FAM221A isoform X3, translating to MESMHVSRTAGDSVDAYAEYRRIVGEDDGGRLFSEAEYEEYKRRVMPIRARNRLYVSFGVPGKMDCKLIGPETPCFCSHRYKQHLTDFEELPKEKPIALPCRVKGCRCGSYQYVHRSGSQAVRCRCKHLPSEHSEAADHLCKKCRTCTGFKSPYTCGCGEPGHAHVTLVETREQREARGLPVGMEVPYAAMGGLTGFSSLAEGYLRLDPSGLSPHNSPTPARSEQGEEPKGAYGALSETSVEDRKGTDNDGMSSFERWHQARLRKEKNGKHQELLGKLSGALIKVEGKGLQH from the exons ATGGAAAGTATGCATGTCAGCAGGACCGCGGGGGACTCAGTGGATGCCTATGCGGAGTACAGGAG AATTGTAGGGGAGGATGATGGtggaagactgttctctgaGGCTGAATATGAGGAGTACAAAAGGAGGGTGATGCCCATCAGAGCAAGAAACCGGCTCTACGTGAGTTTTGGCGTTCCCGGGAAAATGGACTGCAAGCTTATCGGGCCAGAAACACCTTGTTTTTGTTCACACAG GTATAAACAGCATCTGACTGATTTTGAGGAGCTACCCAAAGAGAAGCCCATCGCTTTGCCCTGCAGAGTTAAGGGCTGCCGCTGTGGGTCCTACCAGTACGTACATCGCAGCGGTTCTCAGGCCGTACGCTGCCGCTGCAAACACCTGCCCAGCGAACACAGTGAAGCTGCAGATCACCTGTGCAAGAAAT GCAGGACCTGCACAGGGTTTAAAAGCCCATACACGTGTGGATGTGGAGAACCAGGCCATGCCCATGTGACACTAGTAGAGACCAGAGAGCAGCGGGAGGCACGGGGGCTGCCGGTGGGCATGGAAGTGCCATACGCAGCTATGGGCGGCCTGACTGGATTCAGCTCATTGGCAGAAGGCTACCTGAGACTGGACCCTAGTG GCCTTTCCCCACataactccccaacacctgccAGGTCTGAGCAGGGTGAGGAACCTAAGGGAGCATATGGAGCTCTGTCAGAGACCTCAG TAGAAGACCGGAAGGGGACAGATAACGATGGGATGTCGTCTTTTGAGAGGTGGCACCAAGCAAGA CTCAGGAAGGAGAAGAACGGCAAACACCAAGAGTTGCTCGGGAAGCTGAGTGGAGCGCTCATTAAAGTAGAAGGGAAGGGTCTTCAGCACTGA
- the fam221a gene encoding protein FAM221A isoform X2, whose protein sequence is MSAGPRGTQWMPMRSTGGRPLSGVNGVLRIVGEDDGGRLFSEAEYEEYKRRVMPIRARNRLYVSFGVPGKMDCKLIGPETPCFCSHRYKQHLTDFEELPKEKPIALPCRVKGCRCGSYQYVHRSGSQAVRCRCKHLPSEHSEAADHLCKKCRTCTGFKSPYTCGCGEPGHAHVTLVETREQREARGLPVGMEVPYAAMGGLTGFSSLAEGYLRLDPSGLSPHNSPTPARSEQGEEPKGAYGALSETSEDRKGTDNDGMSSFERWHQARLRKEKNGKHQELLGKLSGALIKVEGKGLQH, encoded by the exons ATGTCAGCAGGACCGCGGGGGACTCAGTGGATGCCTATGCGGAGTACAGGAGGTAGACCGCTGTCTGGCGTTAATGGGGTCCTCAG AATTGTAGGGGAGGATGATGGtggaagactgttctctgaGGCTGAATATGAGGAGTACAAAAGGAGGGTGATGCCCATCAGAGCAAGAAACCGGCTCTACGTGAGTTTTGGCGTTCCCGGGAAAATGGACTGCAAGCTTATCGGGCCAGAAACACCTTGTTTTTGTTCACACAG GTATAAACAGCATCTGACTGATTTTGAGGAGCTACCCAAAGAGAAGCCCATCGCTTTGCCCTGCAGAGTTAAGGGCTGCCGCTGTGGGTCCTACCAGTACGTACATCGCAGCGGTTCTCAGGCCGTACGCTGCCGCTGCAAACACCTGCCCAGCGAACACAGTGAAGCTGCAGATCACCTGTGCAAGAAAT GCAGGACCTGCACAGGGTTTAAAAGCCCATACACGTGTGGATGTGGAGAACCAGGCCATGCCCATGTGACACTAGTAGAGACCAGAGAGCAGCGGGAGGCACGGGGGCTGCCGGTGGGCATGGAAGTGCCATACGCAGCTATGGGCGGCCTGACTGGATTCAGCTCATTGGCAGAAGGCTACCTGAGACTGGACCCTAGTG GCCTTTCCCCACataactccccaacacctgccAGGTCTGAGCAGGGTGAGGAACCTAAGGGAGCATATGGAGCTCTGTCAGAGACCTCAG AAGACCGGAAGGGGACAGATAACGATGGGATGTCGTCTTTTGAGAGGTGGCACCAAGCAAGA CTCAGGAAGGAGAAGAACGGCAAACACCAAGAGTTGCTCGGGAAGCTGAGTGGAGCGCTCATTAAAGTAGAAGGGAAGGGTCTTCAGCACTGA
- the fam221a gene encoding protein FAM221A isoform X1 has protein sequence MSAGPRGTQWMPMRSTGGRPLSGVNGVLRIVGEDDGGRLFSEAEYEEYKRRVMPIRARNRLYVSFGVPGKMDCKLIGPETPCFCSHRYKQHLTDFEELPKEKPIALPCRVKGCRCGSYQYVHRSGSQAVRCRCKHLPSEHSEAADHLCKKCRTCTGFKSPYTCGCGEPGHAHVTLVETREQREARGLPVGMEVPYAAMGGLTGFSSLAEGYLRLDPSGLSPHNSPTPARSEQGEEPKGAYGALSETSVEDRKGTDNDGMSSFERWHQARLRKEKNGKHQELLGKLSGALIKVEGKGLQH, from the exons ATGTCAGCAGGACCGCGGGGGACTCAGTGGATGCCTATGCGGAGTACAGGAGGTAGACCGCTGTCTGGCGTTAATGGGGTCCTCAG AATTGTAGGGGAGGATGATGGtggaagactgttctctgaGGCTGAATATGAGGAGTACAAAAGGAGGGTGATGCCCATCAGAGCAAGAAACCGGCTCTACGTGAGTTTTGGCGTTCCCGGGAAAATGGACTGCAAGCTTATCGGGCCAGAAACACCTTGTTTTTGTTCACACAG GTATAAACAGCATCTGACTGATTTTGAGGAGCTACCCAAAGAGAAGCCCATCGCTTTGCCCTGCAGAGTTAAGGGCTGCCGCTGTGGGTCCTACCAGTACGTACATCGCAGCGGTTCTCAGGCCGTACGCTGCCGCTGCAAACACCTGCCCAGCGAACACAGTGAAGCTGCAGATCACCTGTGCAAGAAAT GCAGGACCTGCACAGGGTTTAAAAGCCCATACACGTGTGGATGTGGAGAACCAGGCCATGCCCATGTGACACTAGTAGAGACCAGAGAGCAGCGGGAGGCACGGGGGCTGCCGGTGGGCATGGAAGTGCCATACGCAGCTATGGGCGGCCTGACTGGATTCAGCTCATTGGCAGAAGGCTACCTGAGACTGGACCCTAGTG GCCTTTCCCCACataactccccaacacctgccAGGTCTGAGCAGGGTGAGGAACCTAAGGGAGCATATGGAGCTCTGTCAGAGACCTCAG TAGAAGACCGGAAGGGGACAGATAACGATGGGATGTCGTCTTTTGAGAGGTGGCACCAAGCAAGA CTCAGGAAGGAGAAGAACGGCAAACACCAAGAGTTGCTCGGGAAGCTGAGTGGAGCGCTCATTAAAGTAGAAGGGAAGGGTCTTCAGCACTGA
- the fam221a gene encoding protein FAM221A isoform X4: MPIRARNRLYVSFGVPGKMDCKLIGPETPCFCSHRYKQHLTDFEELPKEKPIALPCRVKGCRCGSYQYVHRSGSQAVRCRCKHLPSEHSEAADHLCKKCRTCTGFKSPYTCGCGEPGHAHVTLVETREQREARGLPVGMEVPYAAMGGLTGFSSLAEGYLRLDPSGLSPHNSPTPARSEQGEEPKGAYGALSETSVEDRKGTDNDGMSSFERWHQARLRKEKNGKHQELLGKLSGALIKVEGKGLQH, from the exons ATGCCCATCAGAGCAAGAAACCGGCTCTACGTGAGTTTTGGCGTTCCCGGGAAAATGGACTGCAAGCTTATCGGGCCAGAAACACCTTGTTTTTGTTCACACAG GTATAAACAGCATCTGACTGATTTTGAGGAGCTACCCAAAGAGAAGCCCATCGCTTTGCCCTGCAGAGTTAAGGGCTGCCGCTGTGGGTCCTACCAGTACGTACATCGCAGCGGTTCTCAGGCCGTACGCTGCCGCTGCAAACACCTGCCCAGCGAACACAGTGAAGCTGCAGATCACCTGTGCAAGAAAT GCAGGACCTGCACAGGGTTTAAAAGCCCATACACGTGTGGATGTGGAGAACCAGGCCATGCCCATGTGACACTAGTAGAGACCAGAGAGCAGCGGGAGGCACGGGGGCTGCCGGTGGGCATGGAAGTGCCATACGCAGCTATGGGCGGCCTGACTGGATTCAGCTCATTGGCAGAAGGCTACCTGAGACTGGACCCTAGTG GCCTTTCCCCACataactccccaacacctgccAGGTCTGAGCAGGGTGAGGAACCTAAGGGAGCATATGGAGCTCTGTCAGAGACCTCAG TAGAAGACCGGAAGGGGACAGATAACGATGGGATGTCGTCTTTTGAGAGGTGGCACCAAGCAAGA CTCAGGAAGGAGAAGAACGGCAAACACCAAGAGTTGCTCGGGAAGCTGAGTGGAGCGCTCATTAAAGTAGAAGGGAAGGGTCTTCAGCACTGA